From the Burkholderia sp. WP9 genome, the window CGCGGCTTCAAGGCAGCGTATCGCGCCTATGTCGACGGCGGCTGGCCGACGCTCTCGGCAAGTGCCGGCCATGGCGGCCAGGACTTGCCGCAACTGCTGGAAGTGGCGCTTCACGAAATGCTGGCGGCGGCGAATCACGCGTGGCTCATGTCACCCGGATTGACGCATGGCGCAAGCGTCTGCTTGCAGACGCATGGGTCGGAGAAGCTGAAAGCCGACTACCTGCCAAAAATCGCGAGCGGCGAGTGGCTCACCACCATGTGTCTGACCGAACCGCAGGCAGGGAGCGACCTCAGTCTGCTGCGCACGACCGCCATCCCGGACGAGGTGAGCGAGGGTTATCGAATCACGGGCAGCAAAATCTTCATCAGCGGTGGCGATCACGATCTGACGGACAACATCGTCCACCTGGTACTTGCGCGTTTGCCCGATGCGCCTCCGGGAACGCGCGGACTTTCGATGTTTCTCGTACCGAAGTGGCGATCTCATAGCGGGGTGGCGATTCGCAATGGCGTTCATTGCGAGGGGATTGAAAAAAAGATGGGGCTCAAGGCAAGCCCCACATGCACGATGCGGTTCGAGGACGCGCTGGGTTGGCTGGTCGGCGAGCCGCATCGCGGGCTGGCGGCGATGTTCGTGATGATGAACGCCGCGCGCTTGCAGGTCGCGATGCAGGGACTGGGTCACGCCGAGAGTGCCTGGCAACGCGCAACGATCTATGCGCGCGAACGGGTGCAAATGCGCGCGCCCGGTCTGGAGGCGAAAACGCAGGGGGCGTCGCCCATTTCGCTGCATCCCGCGATACGCCGCACGCTGATGGATCTGCGTTGCGTCGTCGAGGGCGAGCGGTTGATCGGCTATTGGATCGGCCAATGGCTCGACATCGCCGCACGCCATCCCGATGAAGCGAAGCGTGCCGAAGCAGATCGTTTCGCCGCGCTCCTCACGCCGGTGGCGAAAGCATTTTTCACGGCCAATGGCTTTCTTGGGGCGTCGAGCGCGCTCCAGGTGTTCGGGGGCTACGGTTACATACATGAATACGGCATCGAACAAACGGTGCGCGATAGTCGTGTCTCGCTCCTGTATGAAGGCACAAACGAGATTCAGTCGATCGACCTGCTGGTTCGCAAAGTAATCGGCGACGGCGGGGACAAGCTGCGAGCATTGCTTGCCCATCTTCGCGCGGAAGCCGCGGAGCACGCCAATGCCGCACCGGATTTGCCGCAGGTCGCGGCGCAACTCGAGACATTGTGCGCGGATGCGTGGCATACGACCGCCGCGATCATCGAAGAGAGCGCGCGCGACGTGGAGTTGCCTTATCGCGTCGCCGACGATTACCTCGCAATGATCGGCTGGTTGCTCCTCGCCTATGCGTGGGCGCGCTCGCTTCGGCTTGCCGCCCCGAAGGCGGATGAAGAAGATTTCTATCGTCAGAAAGTGGCCACGGCCCGCTATTTCTTCGACTACCGATTAGCCGAATTCACGCACTGCAGGCGCCTGGTCGATGCCGGAATTCATGCCGATCTTCCTTTCATCGGAGCGACAGCGGGCACTTCGTAGCTGTTCGATGCTCCATGCACTGCAACCTCATTGGATAACGCAATGAAAAATCTGCTCAGGCTTTTTCTCGTC encodes:
- a CDS encoding acyl-CoA dehydrogenase family protein; translation: MSACYVAPLRDMRFVMEEWLDAEAFWRQIPEWSDFDSTTARMVLEEAGRFVSEQLAPLNASGDLEGCQFVDGEVRMPRGFKAAYRAYVDGGWPTLSASAGHGGQDLPQLLEVALHEMLAAANHAWLMSPGLTHGASVCLQTHGSEKLKADYLPKIASGEWLTTMCLTEPQAGSDLSLLRTTAIPDEVSEGYRITGSKIFISGGDHDLTDNIVHLVLARLPDAPPGTRGLSMFLVPKWRSHSGVAIRNGVHCEGIEKKMGLKASPTCTMRFEDALGWLVGEPHRGLAAMFVMMNAARLQVAMQGLGHAESAWQRATIYARERVQMRAPGLEAKTQGASPISLHPAIRRTLMDLRCVVEGERLIGYWIGQWLDIAARHPDEAKRAEADRFAALLTPVAKAFFTANGFLGASSALQVFGGYGYIHEYGIEQTVRDSRVSLLYEGTNEIQSIDLLVRKVIGDGGDKLRALLAHLRAEAAEHANAAPDLPQVAAQLETLCADAWHTTAAIIEESARDVELPYRVADDYLAMIGWLLLAYAWARSLRLAAPKADEEDFYRQKVATARYFFDYRLAEFTHCRRLVDAGIHADLPFIGATAGTS